From the genome of Thermoflexus hugenholtzii, one region includes:
- a CDS encoding MFS transporter: MQVWREWRMRSARLRASLGISGEARDPHLRRNFTVGVINGALFIFAETILDPNLVLIWFLSRLGAPNLLLALVSPMRDGLWFLPQLFVSRRMRHRVYYMDLYRRMAFVRAAGAFAMALGIWLAAPHPTWMLLAFFLPYLVISLASGISGLPFMEIVGKTIPPRQRGVFFAARLFFGGLLGLAASGLVRLLLEERAGLFFPYNVALLFLIFAVFTSVGMAVFAMVVEPPSPTRDGYAAPLPWREAVRALWRHIPYRLFLGARMALMWAAIATPFFTAYAVRDLRIPDAAIGIYLGLNVGASLLSNLLWSWISVRWGHRAVLEGATACGLVSVLWALMVGPLSAVQPGLAEALMGPVFVLSGAYASGAAIGGLSLLLEIAPGHDRPLTIGLTNTLLGVALLSTAMGGLIADLIGYRGLFALSFGFYALALALLWGLRRAMAASA, from the coding sequence ATGCAGGTCTGGCGGGAATGGCGGATGCGCTCCGCGCGGCTCCGGGCTTCTCTGGGGATCTCCGGGGAGGCCCGCGATCCGCATTTGCGGCGCAACTTCACGGTGGGGGTGATCAACGGCGCCCTGTTCATCTTCGCGGAGACCATCCTGGATCCCAACCTGGTGCTGATCTGGTTCCTCTCCCGCCTGGGGGCGCCCAACCTCCTGCTGGCCCTGGTCTCCCCGATGCGGGACGGCCTGTGGTTCCTGCCCCAGCTCTTCGTCTCCCGGCGGATGCGGCATCGCGTGTATTACATGGACCTGTATCGTCGCATGGCTTTCGTGCGAGCGGCAGGGGCCTTCGCCATGGCCCTGGGGATCTGGCTGGCCGCCCCGCATCCGACATGGATGCTGCTGGCCTTCTTCTTGCCTTATCTGGTGATCTCCCTCGCCTCCGGGATCTCCGGGCTGCCGTTTATGGAGATCGTGGGCAAGACCATCCCGCCCCGGCAGCGGGGCGTCTTCTTCGCCGCCCGCCTCTTCTTCGGAGGGCTGCTGGGTCTGGCGGCCAGCGGGCTGGTCCGTCTGCTCCTGGAGGAGCGCGCGGGGCTGTTCTTCCCCTACAACGTGGCGTTGCTGTTCCTGATCTTCGCGGTCTTCACCTCCGTCGGGATGGCGGTCTTCGCCATGGTGGTGGAGCCGCCCAGCCCCACCCGGGACGGTTATGCCGCGCCGCTCCCATGGCGGGAGGCCGTCCGGGCCCTCTGGCGCCATATCCCTTATCGGCTGTTCCTGGGAGCCCGGATGGCGCTGATGTGGGCGGCCATCGCCACCCCCTTCTTCACCGCCTACGCGGTCCGGGACCTGCGGATCCCGGACGCGGCCATCGGGATCTACCTGGGGTTGAACGTGGGGGCCTCCCTGCTCTCTAACCTGCTGTGGAGCTGGATCAGCGTGCGGTGGGGCCATCGGGCGGTGCTGGAGGGCGCCACCGCCTGCGGATTGGTCAGCGTCCTGTGGGCGTTGATGGTGGGGCCCCTGAGCGCAGTGCAGCCGGGCCTGGCGGAGGCGTTGATGGGGCCGGTGTTCGTCCTGAGCGGGGCCTACGCCTCCGGGGCGGCCATCGGCGGTCTCTCCCTGTTGCTGGAGATCGCCCCGGGCCACGATCGGCCCCTCACCATCGGCCTGACCAACACCCTGCTGGGCGTCGCCCTGCTTTCCACCGCCATGGGCGGCCTGATCGCCGACCTCATCGGCTACCGGGGGCTGTTCGCCCTCTCCTTCGGCTTCTACGCCCTGGCCCTGGCGTTGCTGTGGGGATTGCGACGGGCGATGGCGGCCTCCGCGTAA
- a CDS encoding PrsW family glutamic-type intramembrane protease yields the protein MGIPPIPEDPSERYHSAEAREEVAERSSPTGALWVAAGLLTGVALGGLWLGLAALAALLSAPMPPPGLLLLGLLMGIGLFQEGIRITRGIPDALLPVPTLAAQVRMLSFLLILIGCGAVVERLAPDLPIVLLPLHAGIAVLGPLWWFNLLRQRLAASWSRRRTWWGLGLGGLAAPGLALLLEGMALVGLGLGLLIARLVVEGPDFIRRWFPMGFPPGAPPVVPTERLLGDPWVWAALLIGGAGLVPLIEEAVKPLPAFLRARAPTAEGILYGALGGTGFAIAENLLNWTLGAPWALTALGRLEASALHVFNSALMGWAWGMLRQGRPGAGLGAYLLVVLLHSLWNAGALLLGIGFLTPLPDRVRVLIAPPVLIGMGAVGLAVLIGLGWALPALAGGEDPVEPSAGGSSQGG from the coding sequence ATGGGCATCCCGCCGATCCCGGAGGACCCATCCGAAAGGTACCACTCGGCGGAAGCCCGGGAGGAGGTCGCGGAGCGCTCCTCGCCGACCGGCGCGTTATGGGTGGCGGCGGGCCTCCTGACTGGGGTGGCCCTCGGCGGGCTGTGGCTGGGGCTGGCGGCTCTCGCCGCCCTCCTGAGCGCGCCGATGCCGCCCCCGGGGCTGCTCCTCCTCGGCTTGCTGATGGGGATAGGGCTCTTCCAGGAGGGCATCCGGATCACCCGGGGGATACCGGACGCCCTGCTCCCCGTCCCCACTCTGGCCGCCCAGGTCCGGATGTTGTCCTTCCTTCTGATCCTGATCGGATGCGGGGCGGTGGTCGAGCGGCTGGCTCCGGATCTTCCCATCGTGCTCCTTCCCCTCCACGCGGGGATCGCCGTGCTGGGGCCGCTGTGGTGGTTCAACCTGTTGCGCCAGCGCCTGGCCGCCTCCTGGTCCCGCCGTCGGACCTGGTGGGGCCTGGGCCTGGGGGGGCTGGCCGCGCCGGGCCTGGCGCTCCTCCTGGAGGGGATGGCACTGGTCGGGCTGGGCCTGGGGTTGCTGATCGCGCGGCTCGTCGTCGAGGGCCCCGATTTCATCCGCCGGTGGTTCCCGATGGGGTTCCCCCCGGGCGCGCCCCCCGTCGTCCCCACCGAGCGCCTGCTCGGCGATCCGTGGGTCTGGGCGGCCCTCCTCATCGGCGGCGCGGGGCTGGTCCCGCTGATCGAAGAGGCGGTCAAGCCGCTGCCGGCCTTCCTGCGAGCCCGGGCTCCCACCGCCGAGGGGATCCTGTATGGGGCGCTGGGAGGCACCGGCTTCGCCATCGCGGAGAATCTCTTGAACTGGACGCTGGGGGCTCCCTGGGCGCTGACGGCGCTGGGGCGTCTGGAGGCCTCAGCACTTCATGTCTTCAACAGCGCCCTGATGGGATGGGCCTGGGGGATGCTCCGTCAGGGTCGTCCGGGCGCGGGCCTCGGCGCGTATCTCCTGGTCGTCCTACTTCACAGCCTCTGGAACGCCGGGGCGCTGCTCCTGGGGATCGGCTTCCTAACTCCGCTCCCCGACCGGGTCCGGGTCCTGATCGCGCCCCCGGTGCTGATCGGGATGGGGGCGGTGGGGCTGGCGGTTCTCATCGGATTGGGATGGGCTCTGCCGGCGCTGGCGGGCGGAGAGGATCCGGTTGAACCGTCGGCAGGGGGATCATCGCAAGGAGGATGA
- a CDS encoding peptidylprolyl isomerase has protein sequence MVKLARLAERHFPAPPPMTIDPTRRYRAILKTEKGEVVIELFADRAPVTVNNFVFLARQGWYNDITFHYVISDVVAITGDPSGTGFGGPGYTIPDEITETLTFDAPGMVGMLNAGPNTGGSQFFITMAPLPQLNGRYTIFGRVLEGLEVVRALRPRNPEADPGAPPGDRLLEVVIEER, from the coding sequence ATGGTGAAGCTGGCCCGGCTGGCGGAGCGTCATTTCCCGGCCCCGCCGCCCATGACCATCGATCCGACGCGGCGCTACCGCGCCATCCTGAAGACGGAGAAGGGCGAGGTGGTGATCGAGCTCTTCGCGGATCGAGCGCCGGTGACGGTGAACAACTTCGTCTTCCTCGCCCGACAGGGCTGGTATAACGACATCACGTTCCACTACGTGATCTCCGACGTGGTGGCCATCACCGGCGACCCCAGCGGCACCGGGTTCGGCGGGCCGGGCTACACCATCCCGGACGAGATCACGGAGACCCTGACCTTCGACGCGCCGGGGATGGTCGGGATGCTGAACGCCGGGCCGAACACCGGCGGCAGCCAGTTCTTCATCACGATGGCGCCCCTCCCTCAGCTGAACGGCCGCTATACGATCTTCGGGCGCGTGCTGGAGGGGCTGGAGGTCGTCCGCGCCCTGCGGCCCCGGAACCCGGAGGCGGACCCCGGGGCGCCCCCGGGCGACCGGCTGCTGGAGGTCGTGATCGAGGAACGCTGA
- the thrC gene encoding threonine synthase: MAFIGFRCGRCGATYDPGEVRYVCPRDGAEGTLDVLYDYDRLRAALDPERLRAHPARSIWRYAPLLPLRPETLTRGEGAGPLQTVGWTPLYRAERTARRLGLRAVYVKDDGRNPTASFKDRASAVVALKALEEGASVVTTASSGNAAAALAGMAAALGLPAVIFVPHTAPPAKIAQLLIYGARVYLVEGTYDEAFDLAVAAAEAFGWYCRNTAYNPFTREGKKTAAYELWEQLGGRAPDRVFVAVGDGNILSGIWKGFRDLAALGWIDRLPVLMGVQAEGAAALAHAWARGDPDARPEPAQTIADSIAVGRPRDARFALQAVRETSGAFLTVRDEEILQAMQTLAREVGVFAEPSAAAAFAGLEKAVREGMVGEEEEVVVMATGNGLKDVPSAIRATGEAPRIPAAIPEALKHLRVEW, from the coding sequence ATGGCGTTCATCGGCTTTCGCTGCGGACGGTGCGGGGCCACCTACGATCCGGGCGAGGTTCGATATGTATGCCCGCGGGACGGCGCGGAGGGGACCCTCGACGTGCTCTACGACTACGATCGATTGCGGGCGGCCCTGGACCCGGAGCGGCTGCGGGCGCATCCGGCCCGGTCCATCTGGCGCTACGCCCCGTTGCTCCCTTTGCGGCCCGAGACCCTAACGCGCGGGGAGGGGGCGGGGCCCTTGCAGACCGTGGGGTGGACCCCCCTCTATCGCGCGGAGCGGACGGCGCGGCGGCTGGGCCTGCGGGCAGTCTACGTGAAAGACGACGGCCGCAACCCGACGGCCTCCTTCAAGGATCGGGCCAGCGCCGTGGTGGCCCTGAAAGCCCTGGAGGAGGGCGCTTCCGTGGTCACCACCGCCTCCTCGGGGAACGCGGCGGCGGCCCTGGCCGGCATGGCCGCGGCCCTCGGCCTCCCGGCCGTCATCTTCGTCCCCCATACCGCCCCCCCGGCCAAGATCGCCCAGCTCCTGATCTACGGCGCACGGGTCTATCTGGTGGAAGGCACGTATGACGAAGCGTTCGACCTGGCCGTCGCAGCGGCGGAGGCCTTCGGCTGGTATTGCCGCAACACCGCCTACAATCCCTTCACCCGCGAAGGCAAGAAGACCGCGGCCTACGAGCTCTGGGAGCAGCTGGGCGGTCGGGCGCCGGACCGGGTGTTCGTGGCCGTGGGGGATGGGAACATCCTCAGCGGGATCTGGAAGGGCTTTCGGGACCTGGCCGCGCTGGGCTGGATCGATCGCCTCCCTGTCCTGATGGGCGTGCAGGCCGAGGGCGCGGCGGCCCTGGCCCATGCGTGGGCGCGGGGCGATCCGGATGCCCGCCCGGAGCCGGCCCAGACCATCGCTGACAGCATCGCCGTCGGCCGCCCTCGGGACGCTCGCTTCGCCCTGCAGGCGGTCCGGGAAACCAGCGGGGCCTTTCTCACCGTTCGGGATGAGGAGATCCTGCAGGCCATGCAGACCCTGGCCCGGGAGGTCGGGGTGTTCGCGGAGCCCTCGGCGGCCGCCGCCTTCGCCGGGCTGGAGAAAGCCGTCCGGGAGGGGATGGTGGGAGAGGAAGAGGAGGTGGTGGTGATGGCCACCGGCAACGGCCTGAAAGACGTCCCCAGCGCCATCCGGGCCACCGGCGAAGCCCCGCGGATCCCCGCCGCGATCCCGGAGGCGCTGAAACACCTCCGGGTCGAATGGTAG
- a CDS encoding sodium-translocating pyrophosphatase, producing the protein MGWHGLTPFEFYAVLAVLGVAVISLIFAWILRAEVMRHPKGTPKMQEVWEAIREGAEAYLRRQLMSILPFMGLLSVLLFLSVYIVPPSPEAREVFPQLDETTLRLVMGLGRAVAFILGAGFSLAVGQLGMRMAVQGNIRVAEAARTQGYDAALRLAYRAGTITGMLTNGLGLLGGSIIFLIFGIAAPDALLGFGFGGTLLALFMRVGGGIYTKAADVGADLVGKVEMDVPEDDPRNAAVVADLVGDNVGDCAGMAADIFESYEVTMVSAMILGLALRAVDPQHSMVWIIFPLLARAVGVIASILSTYTVGGVTGRRGDALRAISRGFLIGAVLSFLGFAAIGFLYARDWRVVASTTVGLILSLVIERLTDYFTSTERAPVGEIEKATRAGPATTILSGLAVGYESTVWAIVVIALTIATSTLIYWGLPPVYVLYGVSLTGIGLLMLTGNVVGMDSYGPVTDNAGGIAEMAGLEERAQEVLADLDAVGNTTKATTKGLAIATAVIAAVALFGSYLTDVSKVQAQLGQMPTLQDIGIRIDQPLVFVGLLLGGALPWLFSSFAIRAVSRAATLIVEEVRRQFRIPGVLEGTVKPDYARVVTICTLAAQKELLSLALLSVATPLVVGLLLQVEALGAFLAGSILVGQLLAVFMANAGAAWDNAKKRVENEPRDPARNLGKGSERHKASVVGDTVGDPLKDTAGPAINPMIKAVNLVSVLAAPIIVQFRGALTAGTLLAIGAAVAVLLAVLLWVIWQSKREVPELAGAPASGSGQ; encoded by the coding sequence ATGGGCTGGCATGGGCTGACGCCCTTTGAGTTTTACGCCGTACTCGCCGTGCTCGGGGTGGCGGTGATCAGCCTGATCTTCGCCTGGATCCTCCGGGCGGAGGTCATGCGTCATCCCAAGGGCACGCCGAAGATGCAGGAGGTCTGGGAGGCGATCCGCGAGGGGGCCGAGGCCTACCTGCGCCGGCAGCTCATGAGCATCCTGCCGTTCATGGGGTTGCTCAGCGTCCTGCTCTTCCTCAGCGTCTACATCGTCCCCCCCTCGCCGGAGGCCCGCGAGGTCTTCCCCCAGCTGGACGAGACCACCCTCCGTCTGGTGATGGGGCTGGGCCGGGCGGTGGCCTTCATCCTGGGCGCCGGCTTCTCCCTGGCCGTCGGGCAGCTGGGGATGCGCATGGCGGTGCAGGGGAACATCCGGGTGGCGGAGGCGGCGCGCACCCAGGGCTATGACGCCGCCCTGCGCCTGGCCTACCGGGCCGGCACCATCACCGGGATGCTGACCAACGGCCTGGGGCTGCTGGGCGGCTCCATCATCTTCCTGATCTTCGGGATCGCCGCGCCGGACGCCCTGCTCGGCTTCGGGTTCGGCGGGACGCTGCTCGCCCTCTTCATGCGCGTGGGCGGCGGGATCTACACCAAGGCCGCCGATGTGGGGGCGGACCTGGTGGGCAAGGTGGAGATGGACGTGCCCGAGGACGACCCGCGCAACGCCGCGGTGGTGGCGGACCTGGTGGGCGATAACGTGGGCGATTGCGCGGGGATGGCCGCGGACATCTTCGAGTCCTACGAGGTCACCATGGTCTCGGCCATGATCTTGGGCCTCGCCCTCCGCGCGGTGGATCCCCAGCACTCGATGGTCTGGATCATCTTCCCGCTGCTGGCCCGGGCGGTGGGGGTGATCGCCTCGATCCTCAGCACCTACACTGTCGGCGGGGTGACCGGCCGCCGGGGGGATGCCCTGCGGGCCATCAGCCGGGGCTTTCTGATCGGGGCGGTGCTCTCCTTCCTCGGCTTCGCCGCCATCGGCTTCCTCTACGCCCGGGACTGGCGGGTGGTGGCCTCGACGACGGTGGGCCTGATCCTCTCCCTGGTCATCGAGCGGCTGACGGATTACTTCACCAGCACCGAGCGGGCCCCCGTGGGCGAGATCGAGAAGGCCACCCGGGCCGGGCCGGCCACCACCATCCTCAGCGGCCTGGCCGTGGGCTATGAGTCCACCGTGTGGGCCATCGTGGTCATCGCCCTCACCATCGCCACCTCCACCCTGATCTACTGGGGCCTGCCGCCCGTCTACGTCCTCTACGGGGTCTCCCTCACCGGCATCGGCCTGCTGATGCTCACCGGCAACGTGGTGGGGATGGACTCCTACGGGCCGGTGACGGACAACGCCGGCGGGATCGCCGAGATGGCCGGGCTGGAGGAGCGGGCCCAGGAGGTGCTGGCGGACCTGGACGCGGTGGGCAACACCACCAAGGCGACCACCAAGGGCCTGGCCATCGCCACGGCGGTGATCGCTGCCGTGGCCCTGTTCGGCTCCTACCTCACCGACGTGAGCAAGGTGCAGGCCCAGTTGGGCCAGATGCCTACGCTCCAGGACATCGGCATCCGCATCGACCAGCCTCTGGTCTTCGTGGGCCTGCTGCTGGGCGGGGCCCTGCCCTGGCTCTTCTCCTCCTTCGCCATCCGGGCCGTCAGCCGGGCCGCCACCCTCATCGTGGAGGAGGTCCGCCGGCAGTTCCGCATCCCCGGCGTGCTGGAGGGGACGGTGAAGCCGGACTACGCCCGGGTGGTCACCATCTGCACCCTGGCGGCCCAGAAGGAGCTGCTCTCCCTGGCCCTGCTCTCGGTGGCCACCCCGCTGGTGGTGGGCCTGTTGCTGCAGGTGGAGGCCCTGGGCGCCTTCCTGGCCGGCTCCATCCTGGTCGGACAGCTGCTGGCGGTCTTCATGGCCAACGCCGGGGCCGCCTGGGACAACGCCAAGAAGCGGGTGGAGAACGAGCCGCGGGATCCCGCCCGCAACCTGGGCAAGGGCAGCGAGCGCCACAAGGCCAGCGTGGTCGGCGACACGGTGGGCGATCCGCTGAAGGACACGGCGGGCCCGGCCATCAACCCGATGATCAAGGCCGTCAACCTGGTCTCGGTGCTGGCCGCCCCCATCATCGTCCAGTTCCGCGGCGCCCTGACCGCCGGGACGCTGCTGGCCATCGGGGCGGCCGTGGCGGTCCTCCTCGCCGTCCTGCTCTGGGTGATCTGGCAGAGCAAGCGGGAGGTGCCGGAGCTGGCCGGCGCGCCCGCCTCCGGCTCGGGCCAGTGA
- the rfbD gene encoding dTDP-4-dehydrorhamnose reductase codes for MRILITGAGGQLGRALQEALSFHTLIPLARADLDVTDRAAVFRAILRARPDVVIHAAAMTDVDGCARDPERAFRVNALGTQAVAMACVAAGAALVYISTNEVFDGTKGEPYLEFDPPNPINPYGRSKWAGEWFVSHLLQRFYIVRTAWVFGPGGNHFIRKILRRADEQGALRVVHDEVGSPSYTRDVAAAIARLIETEAYGIYHFVNEGMCSRYEYAVEILRRTGRGHIPVTPIALAEFPRPSRVPPFTPLRNLCGAALGITLRPWPEALQAYLAEEGWLVG; via the coding sequence ATGCGCATCCTGATCACCGGCGCGGGAGGGCAGCTGGGGCGGGCCCTGCAGGAGGCCCTCTCCTTCCACACGTTGATTCCGCTCGCCCGGGCGGACCTGGACGTCACGGATCGCGCGGCGGTCTTCCGGGCCATCCTCCGCGCCCGCCCCGATGTGGTCATCCACGCCGCGGCTATGACCGACGTGGACGGCTGCGCCCGGGATCCGGAACGAGCCTTCCGGGTGAACGCCCTGGGGACCCAGGCGGTGGCCATGGCCTGCGTCGCCGCCGGCGCCGCCCTGGTCTACATCAGCACCAACGAGGTCTTCGATGGGACCAAAGGGGAGCCGTATCTGGAGTTCGACCCCCCGAACCCGATCAACCCGTATGGCCGCAGCAAGTGGGCTGGGGAATGGTTCGTCTCCCACCTCCTCCAGCGCTTCTACATCGTCCGCACCGCCTGGGTCTTCGGGCCGGGCGGCAACCACTTCATCCGCAAGATCCTCCGGCGGGCCGACGAGCAGGGAGCCCTTCGCGTGGTCCACGATGAGGTGGGCTCGCCCAGCTACACCCGGGACGTGGCCGCCGCCATCGCCCGGCTGATCGAGACCGAGGCCTACGGCATCTACCATTTCGTCAACGAAGGGATGTGCTCCCGCTATGAATACGCCGTTGAGATCCTGCGCCGGACCGGGCGGGGCCATATCCCGGTGACTCCCATCGCCCTGGCGGAGTTCCCGCGCCCCTCGCGGGTCCCTCCCTTTACCCCGCTGCGCAACCTGTGCGGGGCCGCCCTGGGGATCACCCTGCGGCCCTGGCCGGAGGCCCTGCAGGCCTACCTGGCCGAGGAAGGATGGCTGGTCGGATGA
- a CDS encoding glycosyltransferase family 2 protein, with amino-acid sequence MNLPLLSVIIPNWNGAAHLPTCLEALRRQTYPHREILVVDNGSTDGSLSLLARYPEVRVLALGRNRGFAGAVNAGIRAARGEILVLLNNDTEAAPTWLEALAAAFARHPDAGLLASKILLFDRREVFHSAGDYYRVDGIPGNRGVWEPDVGQYDREEEVFSACGAAAAYRRALLEDIGLFDEDFFYSCEDVDLAWRAQIAGWNCWYIPDAVVYHKLSATGGGPIASFYDGRNFLYLIAKDYPLGLLRRFWPRVLRAQLRLAGEALRAWRGAAARARLRGMLVGLLTWPRVARKRPQVFARRRRSDAELLARLRPD; translated from the coding sequence ATGAACTTGCCCCTCCTCTCCGTGATCATCCCCAACTGGAACGGCGCCGCGCATCTGCCGACCTGCCTGGAGGCGCTGCGCCGACAGACGTATCCCCACCGGGAGATCCTGGTGGTGGACAACGGCTCGACCGACGGCTCCCTCTCCCTGCTCGCTCGCTACCCCGAGGTGCGGGTCCTGGCGCTGGGGCGCAACCGGGGTTTCGCCGGGGCCGTCAACGCCGGGATCCGGGCTGCCCGCGGGGAGATCCTGGTCCTCCTGAACAACGACACCGAGGCGGCGCCGACCTGGCTCGAAGCGCTGGCAGCGGCCTTCGCGCGCCATCCCGACGCCGGGCTGCTGGCCTCCAAGATCCTGCTCTTCGACCGGCGGGAGGTCTTCCACTCCGCCGGCGATTACTACCGGGTGGACGGCATCCCGGGCAACCGGGGGGTCTGGGAGCCGGACGTCGGGCAATACGACCGGGAGGAGGAGGTGTTCTCCGCCTGCGGGGCGGCGGCCGCCTATCGGCGGGCGCTCCTCGAGGACATCGGGCTCTTCGATGAGGATTTCTTCTATTCGTGCGAAGATGTGGATCTGGCCTGGCGGGCCCAGATCGCCGGATGGAACTGCTGGTATATCCCCGATGCGGTGGTCTACCACAAGCTCAGCGCCACCGGCGGCGGCCCCATCGCCAGCTTCTACGACGGACGCAACTTCCTCTATTTGATCGCGAAGGACTACCCCCTGGGGTTGCTGCGCCGGTTCTGGCCGCGCGTCCTCCGGGCGCAGCTGCGCCTCGCCGGCGAGGCGCTGCGGGCGTGGCGGGGGGCGGCCGCCCGGGCGCGTCTTCGGGGGATGCTCGTGGGCCTCCTCACCTGGCCCCGGGTCGCCCGCAAACGCCCTCAGGTCTTCGCCCGCCGCCGCCGCTCCGATGCGGAGCTGCTCGCCCGACTGCGCCCGGATTGA